In Stigmatopora nigra isolate UIUO_SnigA chromosome 18, RoL_Snig_1.1, whole genome shotgun sequence, one genomic interval encodes:
- the LOC144211352 gene encoding cytohesin-1-like isoform X1, translating to MGGVGELCASSFQAFLCPTLTALETPPAATVPDDLSPEERQELESIRRRKHELLLDIQRLKNEIAEVTSEIDNLGLTEERKSMQRNKQMAMGRKKFNMDPKKGIEFLIDCSLLKNTSDDIARFLYKGEGLNKTAIGDYLGERDDFNIEVLHAFLQLHEFSDLNLVQALRQFLWSFRLPGEAQKIDRMMEAFAQRYCRCNSAVFQSTDTCYVLSFAVIMLNTSLHNPNVKDKPSVQRFTAMNRGINDGGDLPDELLRNLFESIKNEPFKIPEDDGNDLTHTFFNPDREGWLLKLGGRVKTWKRRWFILTDNCLYYFEFTTDKEPRGIIPLENLSIREVDDSKKPNCFELFISDHRDQVIKACKTEADGRVVEGNHTFYRISAPTTEEKDEWISSIKAAISKDPFYEMLATRKKKVSSAKDM from the exons ATGGGTGGCGTCGGTGAGCTCTGCGCTTCCAGTTTTCAGGCGTTTTTGTGCCCGACATTGACTGCTTTGGAGACTCCTCCTGCTGCTACAG TGCCCGATGACCTCAGTCCAGAGGAGAGACAGGAACTGGAGAGCATTCGCCGCAGAAAACACGAGCTACTCTTGGACATACAA AGGCTGAAGAATGAGATAGCAGAAGTCACCAGCGAGATTGATAATCTGGGCCTGACTGAAGAAAG GAAAAGTATGCAGAGGAATAAACAGATGGCCATGGGCCGCAAAAAGTTCAACATGGACCCCAAGAag GGCATCGAGTTTCTCATCGACTGTTCGTTGTTGAAGAACACCAGCGACGACATTGCACGCTTCCTCTACAAGGGCGAGGGCCTCAACAAGACGGCCATTGGCGATTACCTGGGGGAACG GGATGACTTCAACATCGAGGTGCTGCACGCCTTCCTCCAACTCCACGAGTTTTCCGACCTCAACCTGGTCCAGGCGTTGCGCCAGTTCTTGTGGAGCTTCCGGCTACCCGGCGAGGCCCAGAAAATCGACCGCATGATGGAGGCATTTGCCCAGCGGTATTGCCGTTGCAATTCCGCCGTCTTCCAGAGCACCG ACACGTGCTACGTGCTGTCCTTTGCTGTCATCATGCTGAACACCAGTTTGCACAATCCCAACGTGAAGGACAAACCGTCCGTTCAGAGATTCACGGCCATGAATCGAGGCATCAACGACGGTGGAGACCTTCCAGACGAGCTCCTCCGG AACCTCTTCGAAAGCATCAAAAATGAGCCTTTTAAAATCCCAGAGGACGACGGCAACGACCTCACGCACACTTTCTTCAACCCCGACAGAGAAGGATGGCTTCTTAAACTCG GTGGAAGAGTAAAAACTTGGAAGAGGCGCTGGTTTATTCTCACAGATAACTGCCTTTATTATTTTGAGTTCACAACT GACAAAGAACCGCGAGGGATCATTCCCCTGGAAAACCTCAGCATCCGCGAAGTAGACGACTCCAAGAAACCG AACTGTTTCGAGCTCTTCATCTCGGACCACAGAGACCAAGTGATCAAGGCCTGTAAAACGGAAGCGGATGGCCGCGTGGTGGAAGGCAACCACACTTTTTACAGAATTTCAGCCCCGACCACCGAGGAGAAAGACGAGTGGATCAGCAGCATCAA AGCCGCCATCAGTAAGGACCCCTTCTACGAAATGTTGGCCACTCGCAAAAAGAAGGTTTCCTCTGCAAAGGACATGTAG
- the LOC144211352 gene encoding cytohesin-1-like isoform X2, which translates to MVLKSEDGVVPDDLSPEERQELESIRRRKHELLLDIQRLKNEIAEVTSEIDNLGLTEERKSMQRNKQMAMGRKKFNMDPKKGIEFLIDCSLLKNTSDDIARFLYKGEGLNKTAIGDYLGERDDFNIEVLHAFLQLHEFSDLNLVQALRQFLWSFRLPGEAQKIDRMMEAFAQRYCRCNSAVFQSTDTCYVLSFAVIMLNTSLHNPNVKDKPSVQRFTAMNRGINDGGDLPDELLRNLFESIKNEPFKIPEDDGNDLTHTFFNPDREGWLLKLGGRVKTWKRRWFILTDNCLYYFEFTTDKEPRGIIPLENLSIREVDDSKKPNCFELFISDHRDQVIKACKTEADGRVVEGNHTFYRISAPTTEEKDEWISSIKAAISKDPFYEMLATRKKKVSSAKDM; encoded by the exons ATGGTTTTAAAGTCAGAAGACGGCGTGG TGCCCGATGACCTCAGTCCAGAGGAGAGACAGGAACTGGAGAGCATTCGCCGCAGAAAACACGAGCTACTCTTGGACATACAA AGGCTGAAGAATGAGATAGCAGAAGTCACCAGCGAGATTGATAATCTGGGCCTGACTGAAGAAAG GAAAAGTATGCAGAGGAATAAACAGATGGCCATGGGCCGCAAAAAGTTCAACATGGACCCCAAGAag GGCATCGAGTTTCTCATCGACTGTTCGTTGTTGAAGAACACCAGCGACGACATTGCACGCTTCCTCTACAAGGGCGAGGGCCTCAACAAGACGGCCATTGGCGATTACCTGGGGGAACG GGATGACTTCAACATCGAGGTGCTGCACGCCTTCCTCCAACTCCACGAGTTTTCCGACCTCAACCTGGTCCAGGCGTTGCGCCAGTTCTTGTGGAGCTTCCGGCTACCCGGCGAGGCCCAGAAAATCGACCGCATGATGGAGGCATTTGCCCAGCGGTATTGCCGTTGCAATTCCGCCGTCTTCCAGAGCACCG ACACGTGCTACGTGCTGTCCTTTGCTGTCATCATGCTGAACACCAGTTTGCACAATCCCAACGTGAAGGACAAACCGTCCGTTCAGAGATTCACGGCCATGAATCGAGGCATCAACGACGGTGGAGACCTTCCAGACGAGCTCCTCCGG AACCTCTTCGAAAGCATCAAAAATGAGCCTTTTAAAATCCCAGAGGACGACGGCAACGACCTCACGCACACTTTCTTCAACCCCGACAGAGAAGGATGGCTTCTTAAACTCG GTGGAAGAGTAAAAACTTGGAAGAGGCGCTGGTTTATTCTCACAGATAACTGCCTTTATTATTTTGAGTTCACAACT GACAAAGAACCGCGAGGGATCATTCCCCTGGAAAACCTCAGCATCCGCGAAGTAGACGACTCCAAGAAACCG AACTGTTTCGAGCTCTTCATCTCGGACCACAGAGACCAAGTGATCAAGGCCTGTAAAACGGAAGCGGATGGCCGCGTGGTGGAAGGCAACCACACTTTTTACAGAATTTCAGCCCCGACCACCGAGGAGAAAGACGAGTGGATCAGCAGCATCAA AGCCGCCATCAGTAAGGACCCCTTCTACGAAATGTTGGCCACTCGCAAAAAGAAGGTTTCCTCTGCAAAGGACATGTAG
- the LOC144211352 gene encoding cytohesin-1-like isoform X3, translated as MQRNKQMAMGRKKFNMDPKKGIEFLIDCSLLKNTSDDIARFLYKGEGLNKTAIGDYLGERDDFNIEVLHAFLQLHEFSDLNLVQALRQFLWSFRLPGEAQKIDRMMEAFAQRYCRCNSAVFQSTDTCYVLSFAVIMLNTSLHNPNVKDKPSVQRFTAMNRGINDGGDLPDELLRNLFESIKNEPFKIPEDDGNDLTHTFFNPDREGWLLKLGGGRVKTWKRRWFILTDNCLYYFEFTTDKEPRGIIPLENLSIREVDDSKKPNCFELFISDHRDQVIKACKTEADGRVVEGNHTFYRISAPTTEEKDEWISSIKAAISKDPFYEMLATRKKKVSSAKDM; from the exons ATGCAGAGGAATAAACAGATGGCCATGGGCCGCAAAAAGTTCAACATGGACCCCAAGAag GGCATCGAGTTTCTCATCGACTGTTCGTTGTTGAAGAACACCAGCGACGACATTGCACGCTTCCTCTACAAGGGCGAGGGCCTCAACAAGACGGCCATTGGCGATTACCTGGGGGAACG GGATGACTTCAACATCGAGGTGCTGCACGCCTTCCTCCAACTCCACGAGTTTTCCGACCTCAACCTGGTCCAGGCGTTGCGCCAGTTCTTGTGGAGCTTCCGGCTACCCGGCGAGGCCCAGAAAATCGACCGCATGATGGAGGCATTTGCCCAGCGGTATTGCCGTTGCAATTCCGCCGTCTTCCAGAGCACCG ACACGTGCTACGTGCTGTCCTTTGCTGTCATCATGCTGAACACCAGTTTGCACAATCCCAACGTGAAGGACAAACCGTCCGTTCAGAGATTCACGGCCATGAATCGAGGCATCAACGACGGTGGAGACCTTCCAGACGAGCTCCTCCGG AACCTCTTCGAAAGCATCAAAAATGAGCCTTTTAAAATCCCAGAGGACGACGGCAACGACCTCACGCACACTTTCTTCAACCCCGACAGAGAAGGATGGCTTCTTAAACTCGG AGGTGGAAGAGTAAAAACTTGGAAGAGGCGCTGGTTTATTCTCACAGATAACTGCCTTTATTATTTTGAGTTCACAACT GACAAAGAACCGCGAGGGATCATTCCCCTGGAAAACCTCAGCATCCGCGAAGTAGACGACTCCAAGAAACCG AACTGTTTCGAGCTCTTCATCTCGGACCACAGAGACCAAGTGATCAAGGCCTGTAAAACGGAAGCGGATGGCCGCGTGGTGGAAGGCAACCACACTTTTTACAGAATTTCAGCCCCGACCACCGAGGAGAAAGACGAGTGGATCAGCAGCATCAA AGCCGCCATCAGTAAGGACCCCTTCTACGAAATGTTGGCCACTCGCAAAAAGAAGGTTTCCTCTGCAAAGGACATGTAG
- the pgs1 gene encoding CDP-diacylglycerol--glycerol-3-phosphate 3-phosphatidyltransferase, mitochondrial isoform X2: protein MRAPVCVWRKVTGGCFQSSVLLLAPLLAKAEPATDCAPDTPRNLHANFRWMTEHVPAFRVNGEQIHVISSPDQFYQTLKARIRTAKRRVVLASLYLGTGPLEQDLVDCLEEALENSPPSSDLRVSVLLDYTRGSRGQINSRTMLLPLLQRFNSQMRVSLYHSPDLRGLLKLLAPPRFNETVGVQHIKVYLFDDSLVISGANLSESYFSNRQDRYVLLEDCGQLADFFSELVDAVGDVSLQLASDDSVAMRDGMVHPYQGNRQDFSTAASKRIMAVMDAARLNQRLSQPSHQELDTWVFPLVQMKPLGIQVDQQVTQRLLQEADPDSTVYLTSGYFNLTRAYMRLVLGTGANYHILTASPQVNGFFGAKGLAGAIPDAYTHIARQFYRRVRQLGQQGRIRLREYHRPQWTFHAKGLWYYLYGQDRPCLTLIGSPNFGYRSVHRDLEAQIAIVTENERLQEQLREEQEILYRRSSEVSQSTFEQPDRYVKLWVKLVTPFIKNFF from the exons ATGCGTGCGCCCGTCTGTGTGTGGCGGAAGGTTACCGGAGGTTGTTTCCA ATCCTCCGTTCTGCTTTTGGCGCCCCTGCTGGCCAAAGCTGAACCTGCAACAGACTGCGCCCCCGACACCCCGCGCAATCTCCACGCGAACTTCAGATGGATGACGGAGCACGTACCGGCTTTTCGAGTCAATGGCGAACAGATTCACGTGATCTCCTCGCCGGACCAGTTCTACCAGACGCTAAAG GCACGCATCAGGACGGCAAAAAGACGAGTGGTCCTGGCGTCTCTCTATCTTGGAACGGGTCCGCTGGAACAAGACCTG GTGGACTGCTTGGAGGAAGCCCTGGAAAACTCGCCACCGTCATCTGACCTCCGAGTGTCCGTCTTGCTGGACTACACGCGAGGCTCTCGAGGTCAAATCAACTCCCGGACCATGCTGCTACCTCTTCTGCAACGTTTCAACTCCCAAATGCGGGTGTCGCTGTACCACTCGCCCGATTTGAGAGGCCTCCTCAAGCTCCTGGCGCCGCCACGCTTCAACGAAACGGTCGGCGTGCAGCACATCAAGGTCTACCTGTTTGACGACAGCCTGGTCATCAGCGG GGCAAATCTGAGCGAGTCGTACTTCAGTAATCGGCAAGATCGTTATGTCCTACTGGAAGACTGCGGACAGTTGGCCGACTTCTTCTCCGAGTTGGTGGACGCCGTCGGGGACGTCTCGTTGCAGCTGGCGTCCGACGACTCGGTGGCCATGAGGGACGGCATGGTGCACCCCTACCAAG GTAACCGGCAGGACTTTTCCACGGCGGCGAGCAAGCGCATCATGGCGGTGATGGACGCCGCCCGCCTTAACCAGCGTCTTAGCCAACCCTCCCACCAAGAATTGGACACTTGGGTCTTCCCGTTAGTCCAGATGAAGCCTCTCGGCATTCAGGTGGACCAACAAGTCACGCAG CGACTCTTACAAGAAGCCGATCCAGATTCCACCGTCTACCTGACGTCGGGCTACTTCAACTTGACCCGGGCCTACATGCGCCTGGTCCTGGGGACGGGCGCCAACTACCACATCCTCACGGCTTCTCCCCAAGTCAACGGCTTCTTCGGCGCCAAGGGGCTGGCCGGCGCCATCCCCGACGCTTACACGCACATCGCCCGCCAGTTCTACCGACGAGTGCGGCAGCTGGGCCAGCAGGGGCGGATCCGACTGCGCGAGTACCACCGGCCGCAGTGGACCTTCCATGCCAAAG GTCTTTGGTACTACCTTTACGGACAAGATCGACCTTGCCTGACGCTCATCGGCTCCCCCAATTTCGGCTACCGCTCCGTTCACCGCGACCTGGAGGCCCAGATCGCCATCGTCACAGAAAATGAGCGTTTACAAGAGCAATTACGGGAG GAGCAGGAAATATTGTACCGACGTTCTTCCGAGGTTTCTCAATCGACATTTGAGCAACCGGACCGCTACGTCAAGCTCTGGGTCAAACTGGTCACTCCATTCATCAAGAACTTCTTCTAa
- the pgs1 gene encoding CDP-diacylglycerol--glycerol-3-phosphate 3-phosphatidyltransferase, mitochondrial isoform X3, whose product MTEHVPAFRVNGEQIHVISSPDQFYQTLKARIRTAKRRVVLASLYLGTGPLEQDLVDCLEEALENSPPSSDLRVSVLLDYTRGSRGQINSRTMLLPLLQRFNSQMRVSLYHSPDLRGLLKLLAPPRFNETVGVQHIKVYLFDDSLVISGANLSESYFSNRQDRYVLLEDCGQLADFFSELVDAVGDVSLQLASDDSVAMRDGMVHPYQGNRQDFSTAASKRIMAVMDAARLNQRLSQPSHQELDTWVFPLVQMKPLGIQVDQQVTQRLLQEADPDSTVYLTSGYFNLTRAYMRLVLGTGANYHILTASPQVNGFFGAKGLAGAIPDAYTHIARQFYRRVRQLGQQGRIRLREYHRPQWTFHAKGLWYYLYGQDRPCLTLIGSPNFGYRSVHRDLEAQIAIVTENERLQEQLREEQEILYRRSSEVSQSTFEQPDRYVKLWVKLVTPFIKNFF is encoded by the exons ATGACGGAGCACGTACCGGCTTTTCGAGTCAATGGCGAACAGATTCACGTGATCTCCTCGCCGGACCAGTTCTACCAGACGCTAAAG GCACGCATCAGGACGGCAAAAAGACGAGTGGTCCTGGCGTCTCTCTATCTTGGAACGGGTCCGCTGGAACAAGACCTG GTGGACTGCTTGGAGGAAGCCCTGGAAAACTCGCCACCGTCATCTGACCTCCGAGTGTCCGTCTTGCTGGACTACACGCGAGGCTCTCGAGGTCAAATCAACTCCCGGACCATGCTGCTACCTCTTCTGCAACGTTTCAACTCCCAAATGCGGGTGTCGCTGTACCACTCGCCCGATTTGAGAGGCCTCCTCAAGCTCCTGGCGCCGCCACGCTTCAACGAAACGGTCGGCGTGCAGCACATCAAGGTCTACCTGTTTGACGACAGCCTGGTCATCAGCGG GGCAAATCTGAGCGAGTCGTACTTCAGTAATCGGCAAGATCGTTATGTCCTACTGGAAGACTGCGGACAGTTGGCCGACTTCTTCTCCGAGTTGGTGGACGCCGTCGGGGACGTCTCGTTGCAGCTGGCGTCCGACGACTCGGTGGCCATGAGGGACGGCATGGTGCACCCCTACCAAG GTAACCGGCAGGACTTTTCCACGGCGGCGAGCAAGCGCATCATGGCGGTGATGGACGCCGCCCGCCTTAACCAGCGTCTTAGCCAACCCTCCCACCAAGAATTGGACACTTGGGTCTTCCCGTTAGTCCAGATGAAGCCTCTCGGCATTCAGGTGGACCAACAAGTCACGCAG CGACTCTTACAAGAAGCCGATCCAGATTCCACCGTCTACCTGACGTCGGGCTACTTCAACTTGACCCGGGCCTACATGCGCCTGGTCCTGGGGACGGGCGCCAACTACCACATCCTCACGGCTTCTCCCCAAGTCAACGGCTTCTTCGGCGCCAAGGGGCTGGCCGGCGCCATCCCCGACGCTTACACGCACATCGCCCGCCAGTTCTACCGACGAGTGCGGCAGCTGGGCCAGCAGGGGCGGATCCGACTGCGCGAGTACCACCGGCCGCAGTGGACCTTCCATGCCAAAG GTCTTTGGTACTACCTTTACGGACAAGATCGACCTTGCCTGACGCTCATCGGCTCCCCCAATTTCGGCTACCGCTCCGTTCACCGCGACCTGGAGGCCCAGATCGCCATCGTCACAGAAAATGAGCGTTTACAAGAGCAATTACGGGAG GAGCAGGAAATATTGTACCGACGTTCTTCCGAGGTTTCTCAATCGACATTTGAGCAACCGGACCGCTACGTCAAGCTCTGGGTCAAACTGGTCACTCCATTCATCAAGAACTTCTTCTAa
- the pgs1 gene encoding CDP-diacylglycerol--glycerol-3-phosphate 3-phosphatidyltransferase, mitochondrial isoform X1, which yields MAAMAASMSWRRLLHSVYSPALAGVFTRISDRLFRTRDRRRGSSVLLLAPLLAKAEPATDCAPDTPRNLHANFRWMTEHVPAFRVNGEQIHVISSPDQFYQTLKARIRTAKRRVVLASLYLGTGPLEQDLVDCLEEALENSPPSSDLRVSVLLDYTRGSRGQINSRTMLLPLLQRFNSQMRVSLYHSPDLRGLLKLLAPPRFNETVGVQHIKVYLFDDSLVISGANLSESYFSNRQDRYVLLEDCGQLADFFSELVDAVGDVSLQLASDDSVAMRDGMVHPYQGNRQDFSTAASKRIMAVMDAARLNQRLSQPSHQELDTWVFPLVQMKPLGIQVDQQVTQRLLQEADPDSTVYLTSGYFNLTRAYMRLVLGTGANYHILTASPQVNGFFGAKGLAGAIPDAYTHIARQFYRRVRQLGQQGRIRLREYHRPQWTFHAKGLWYYLYGQDRPCLTLIGSPNFGYRSVHRDLEAQIAIVTENERLQEQLREEQEILYRRSSEVSQSTFEQPDRYVKLWVKLVTPFIKNFF from the exons ATGGCAGCAATGGCGGCCTCCATGTCGTGGAGGAGGCTGTTACACTCCGTGTATTCGCCGGCCTTGGCCGGCGTTTTCACGCGAATTTCTGACCGGCTTTTCCGCACACGGGACCGGCGAAGGGG ATCCTCCGTTCTGCTTTTGGCGCCCCTGCTGGCCAAAGCTGAACCTGCAACAGACTGCGCCCCCGACACCCCGCGCAATCTCCACGCGAACTTCAGATGGATGACGGAGCACGTACCGGCTTTTCGAGTCAATGGCGAACAGATTCACGTGATCTCCTCGCCGGACCAGTTCTACCAGACGCTAAAG GCACGCATCAGGACGGCAAAAAGACGAGTGGTCCTGGCGTCTCTCTATCTTGGAACGGGTCCGCTGGAACAAGACCTG GTGGACTGCTTGGAGGAAGCCCTGGAAAACTCGCCACCGTCATCTGACCTCCGAGTGTCCGTCTTGCTGGACTACACGCGAGGCTCTCGAGGTCAAATCAACTCCCGGACCATGCTGCTACCTCTTCTGCAACGTTTCAACTCCCAAATGCGGGTGTCGCTGTACCACTCGCCCGATTTGAGAGGCCTCCTCAAGCTCCTGGCGCCGCCACGCTTCAACGAAACGGTCGGCGTGCAGCACATCAAGGTCTACCTGTTTGACGACAGCCTGGTCATCAGCGG GGCAAATCTGAGCGAGTCGTACTTCAGTAATCGGCAAGATCGTTATGTCCTACTGGAAGACTGCGGACAGTTGGCCGACTTCTTCTCCGAGTTGGTGGACGCCGTCGGGGACGTCTCGTTGCAGCTGGCGTCCGACGACTCGGTGGCCATGAGGGACGGCATGGTGCACCCCTACCAAG GTAACCGGCAGGACTTTTCCACGGCGGCGAGCAAGCGCATCATGGCGGTGATGGACGCCGCCCGCCTTAACCAGCGTCTTAGCCAACCCTCCCACCAAGAATTGGACACTTGGGTCTTCCCGTTAGTCCAGATGAAGCCTCTCGGCATTCAGGTGGACCAACAAGTCACGCAG CGACTCTTACAAGAAGCCGATCCAGATTCCACCGTCTACCTGACGTCGGGCTACTTCAACTTGACCCGGGCCTACATGCGCCTGGTCCTGGGGACGGGCGCCAACTACCACATCCTCACGGCTTCTCCCCAAGTCAACGGCTTCTTCGGCGCCAAGGGGCTGGCCGGCGCCATCCCCGACGCTTACACGCACATCGCCCGCCAGTTCTACCGACGAGTGCGGCAGCTGGGCCAGCAGGGGCGGATCCGACTGCGCGAGTACCACCGGCCGCAGTGGACCTTCCATGCCAAAG GTCTTTGGTACTACCTTTACGGACAAGATCGACCTTGCCTGACGCTCATCGGCTCCCCCAATTTCGGCTACCGCTCCGTTCACCGCGACCTGGAGGCCCAGATCGCCATCGTCACAGAAAATGAGCGTTTACAAGAGCAATTACGGGAG GAGCAGGAAATATTGTACCGACGTTCTTCCGAGGTTTCTCAATCGACATTTGAGCAACCGGACCGCTACGTCAAGCTCTGGGTCAAACTGGTCACTCCATTCATCAAGAACTTCTTCTAa
- the LOC144211354 gene encoding suppressor of cytokine signaling 3-like yields the protein MVASRRREPLAVSVGASTVARSDWTPHHFKPFSSHAHYQQVMCALGKLQKSGFYWGAVGGREAGSLLRPEPPGTFLIRDSSDNRHFFTLSVQTPRGTKNLRVHSELSGFFLQPDAQCAQEPPRFDCVLKLIAHYMGKCPAPGPAPSPGPTAYLIHSGGERIPLELRRPLFNSLLSLKHMCRRTLNSQGLGGAERLPNTLRDFLEEYDAPI from the exons ATGGTGGCGTCCCGCCGACGCGAGCCCCTGGCCGTGAGCGTGGGGGCCTCCACGGTGGCGCGGTCTGATTGGACGCCGCATCACTTCAAGCCTTTCAGCTCGCACGCGCACTACCAGCAG GTGATGTGCGCTTTGGGTAAACTCCAGAAAAGTGGCTTCTACTGGGGCGCAGTGGGGGGCCGTGAGGCCGGCTCACTACTCCGCCCGGAGCCCCCCGGGACCTTCCTGATCCGGGACTCGTCGGACAACCGCCACTTCTTCACGCTGTCGGTTCAGACGCCCCGCGGCACCAAAAACCTGCGCGTGCACAGCGAGCTCAGCGGCTTCTTCCTTCAACCCGACGCTCAGTGCGCCCAGGAGCCACCGCGCTTCGACTGCGTGCTCAAGCTCATCGCGCACTACATGGGGAAGTGCCCCGCCCCTGGCCCCGCCCCCAGCCCCGGCCCCACCGCCTACCTGATCCACAGCGGCGGCGAGCGGATCCCGCTGGAGCTCCGGCGCCCCCTCTTTAACTCCCTATTGTCCCTGAAGCACATGTGTAGGCGGACCCTGAACAGCCAGGGACTGGGCGGGGCCGAACGCCTCCCGAACACGCTAAGAGACTTCCTGGAGGAGTACGACGCCCCCATTTGA
- the tha1 gene encoding threonine aldolase 1, producing the protein MIIDLIDLKFNSKRKHLDVFFENMSLRTLASKFHFRTLVFIQRHAGKRHYYKSGGSIISEPGQGAHVWVVDLRSDTVTKPGAAMRRAMAEAQVGDDVMGEDPTVNELQKMAADMFGMEAALFVPTGTMSNLIAVMVHCRERGDEMIVGDLSHLHIYEQGGSAQLAGVHATTAANLPDGTMDLKELESKIRHGYPDPHYPRSRLICVENTHNIQGGRVLPLRFLQDVRSLADKHGLSVHMDGARLMNAAVALGVSAADILQYTHTVSVCLSKGLGAPVGSVLAGPRDFISRAVRCRKALGGGMRQAGILAGAGKISLLEMVERLQEDHDNAKTFARALLAYEPSLFAVDLKAVETNILRFQVREPALNPVDFCERMAQVGQGEEEELGQGVRVLMYPHFGNSVRAVWHLGISPEDTQMAIQKMQLVARQCLENKQ; encoded by the exons ATGATTATCGATTTAATCGATCTAAAGTTCAATTCAAAACGCAAGCACTTGGATGTATTCTTTGAAAATATGTCCCTTAGAACATTGGCTTCCAAGTTCCATTTTCGGACCCTCGTCTTTATTCAACGACATGCCGGTAAACGACATTATTACAAGAGCGGGGGGTCGATCATCTCCGAGCCGGGGCAGGGTGCTCACGTCTGGGTCGTGGACCTCCGCAGTGACACGGTGACCAAACCCGGAGCGGCGATGCGTCGGGCCATGGCCGAGGCCCAAGTCGGGGACGATGTCATGGGGGAGGACCCCACTGTCAACG AGTTGCAAAAGATGGCAGCCGACATGTTCGGGATGGAGGCAGCCCTGTTTGTCCCCACGGGAACCATGAGCAACCTCATTGCAG TGATGGTCCACTGCAGGGAGCGCGGCGACGAGATGATCGTTGGCGACCTCTCCCATCTACACATCTACGAGCAAGGAGGCAGCGCACAG ttggcgggcgtccatgccactACAGCCGCAAACCTCCCGGACGGCACCATGGACCTGAAGGAGCTGGAGTCCAAGATCCGCCATGGCTACCCGGACCCTCACTACCCTCGCTCGCGTCTCATCTGTGTAGAGAATACACACAATATTCAGGGAGGACGTGTCCTTCCGCTACGCTTCTTGCAGGAC GTCCGATCTCTCGCCGATAAACACGGCCTTTCAGTACACATGGATGGCGCCCGTCTGATGAACGCCGCTGTGGCGCTAGGCGTGTCGGCGGCAGACATATTGCAGTACACGCACACTGTTAGTGTGTGCCTTTCCAAG ggaCTTGGTGCCCCAGTGGGAAGCGTGCTAGCCGGCCCCAGAGATTTCATTTCCCGAGCGGTGAGGTGCCGCAAAGCTCTGGGCGGCGGAATGCGGCAAGCCGGCATACTCGCAGGAGCGGGTAAAATATCTCTGCTGGAGATGGTGGAAAGACTACAAGAAGATCACGACAACGCCAAGACCTTTGCTCGAG CCTTGCTCGCCTACGAGCCGTCGCTGTTTGCCGTGGATTTAAAGGCCGTGGAGACAAATATCCTGCGCTTCCAAGTCCGAGAACCTGCCTTGAATCCAGTGGATTTCTGTGAACGTATGGCCCAAGTGGGTcaaggggaggaggaggaactgGGCCAAGGGGTACGAGTACTCATGTACCCTCATTTTGGCAACTCGGTGAGAGCTGTGTGGCATCTTGGGATATCGCCGGAAGACACACAGATGGCCATTCAGAAAATGCAGCTTGTCGCCCGTCAATGTTTAGAAAATAAGCAGTAA